A genomic window from Microbacterium sp. H1-D42 includes:
- a CDS encoding helix-turn-helix domain-containing protein, translating into MAAPASQTLSRGIRILEILADGPLSIDDVAARLEVHRSIAYRLLRTLEDHRLVARDSAGRVSLGPRMAALAAGVAHDLQAEALPELTAVANELGMTCFLAVLDGDECITLTSVEPRHAVANVAQRPGTRHPITVGAPGKAILTQLRDTQWPAVDEALRAEVAAAGERGYAISHDEVIPNLRSVAVPLVLRGKRPAALAVVHVASQRSDAEIAARLQQSATGIRDALGG; encoded by the coding sequence ATGGCCGCCCCCGCCTCGCAGACGCTGAGCCGTGGCATCCGAATCCTCGAGATCCTCGCCGACGGCCCACTCTCGATCGACGATGTCGCGGCGCGACTCGAGGTGCACCGCTCGATCGCGTACCGCCTGCTGCGCACGCTGGAGGATCACCGGCTCGTCGCGCGCGACTCGGCGGGGCGCGTCTCGCTCGGCCCGCGCATGGCAGCCCTCGCCGCCGGGGTCGCGCACGACCTGCAGGCCGAAGCACTGCCAGAGCTCACCGCCGTCGCGAACGAGTTGGGCATGACGTGCTTCCTCGCCGTGCTCGATGGCGACGAGTGCATCACGCTCACCAGCGTCGAACCGAGGCACGCAGTCGCGAACGTCGCTCAGCGGCCGGGCACGCGGCATCCGATCACCGTCGGCGCGCCGGGAAAGGCGATCCTCACGCAGCTGCGCGACACCCAATGGCCTGCGGTCGACGAGGCGCTGCGCGCCGAAGTCGCCGCCGCCGGCGAACGAGGCTACGCGATCAGCCACGACGAGGTCATCCCGAATCTGCGCTCCGTGGCGGTACCCCTGGTGCTGCGAGGCAAGCGCCCGGCGGCACTGGCTGTCGTGCACGTGGCCTCGCAGCGTTCGGATGCAGAGATCGCGGCCCGTCTGCAGCAGTCGGCGACCGGCATCCGGGACGCTCTCGGAGGGTGA
- a CDS encoding histidine kinase: MTREPVAEAAPDPSGAASAAVARQPSNPWDRYGWLMAVIWLFFLIYPAIALVESDAAPIWIGVGWTAMAAFVVLYVGGFIRGMRRGAGLGRPVPAGQWWIFGGMIACALVYIPAGGVNALGFLPFIMSFASYGLTRPAHWITTIGGVVLTALCVSLLPGGMTFISILAIVALLGVVNTVSTSLIIRSSQADRLGLELATSEARETVARDVHDLIGHSLTVVQLKSQLAARLIDTDPERAKAELADITALTTEAIAGVRATVAGVRATTLVEQLASARDVLRAAGIDMSVAGESSSLSPAQSLTASWVLREAITNVLRHAKATSVSVTIEPGRLIVVDDGCGPSQAAEDADGSGLRGMRERAAAAGAAFEFGPGPDRGTRVEIRW, from the coding sequence ATGACCCGCGAACCCGTCGCCGAAGCCGCGCCCGATCCATCGGGTGCGGCTTCGGCCGCGGTTGCACGTCAGCCGAGCAACCCGTGGGACAGATACGGCTGGCTGATGGCGGTCATCTGGCTGTTCTTTCTGATCTACCCGGCGATCGCGCTGGTGGAATCGGACGCGGCTCCGATCTGGATCGGTGTCGGATGGACCGCCATGGCGGCGTTCGTGGTGCTCTACGTCGGGGGGTTCATCCGCGGGATGCGTCGCGGCGCGGGTCTCGGCAGACCGGTGCCGGCCGGGCAGTGGTGGATCTTCGGCGGAATGATCGCGTGTGCGCTGGTCTACATACCGGCGGGCGGCGTCAACGCCCTTGGTTTCCTGCCGTTCATCATGTCGTTCGCCTCGTACGGGCTCACCAGACCGGCGCACTGGATCACCACCATCGGCGGCGTCGTCCTCACCGCGCTGTGCGTGTCTCTGCTGCCTGGCGGCATGACGTTCATCTCGATCCTGGCGATCGTCGCACTGCTCGGCGTGGTCAACACCGTCTCCACCTCGCTGATCATCCGTTCGTCCCAGGCAGATCGTCTCGGGCTGGAGCTGGCGACCAGCGAGGCGCGCGAGACCGTCGCCCGCGACGTGCACGACCTGATCGGTCACTCACTGACCGTCGTGCAGTTGAAGTCCCAGCTCGCCGCGCGACTGATCGACACCGACCCCGAGCGCGCGAAGGCCGAGCTCGCCGACATCACCGCGCTCACCACCGAGGCGATCGCCGGCGTGCGCGCCACTGTCGCCGGGGTGCGGGCGACGACGCTCGTCGAGCAGCTGGCATCCGCCCGCGACGTCCTGCGGGCCGCCGGCATCGACATGAGCGTCGCGGGGGAGTCGAGTTCGCTCTCGCCCGCGCAGTCGCTGACGGCCAGCTGGGTGCTGCGCGAGGCGATCACGAACGTGCTCCGGCATGCGAAGGCGACGAGCGTGTCGGTGACGATCGAGCCGGGACGGCTGATCGTCGTGGACGACGGATGCGGTCCGTCCCAGGCCGCCGAGGATGCCGACGGCAGCGGCCTGCGCGGAATGCGGGAACGCGCGGCCGCTGCCGGCGCCGCATTCGAGTTCGGTCCAGGGCCTGATCGCGGCACTCGAGTGGAGATCAGGTGGTGA
- a CDS encoding FAD-dependent monooxygenase, producing the protein MAAPKVLISGASIAGPALARWLGRNGFDVTVVEKSDGIRPGGQAVDFKGRTHRELLTRMGVLDDVRAHQTDKTDWRMVDAHDEVQAVVPGEFIGGDIEILRGDLAGILHRHSALDAQYIFGEEIVAMKEAAAGVDVAFAGRDSERFDLVIGADGVHSAVRRLGFGPEEECVESRGYYYAVAGGQVSLDGLETRLADGRAVAYGYNTPNRLVLLGGQKAPALFVFHAERPDYDRRDVGSQRAFLETAFADTGWRAPAALEAARTASDFYLDVLARTRMSTFTRRCLALVGDSGYANTLGGFGTGLALIGAYVLAGELVRARGDHLAALAAYDRRMRKPTKIARTGNAGPFLAPRSNRRIRMRNWTFANPVSYRSMLWMTDAFATDDRIPDYRLV; encoded by the coding sequence ATGGCAGCACCGAAAGTCCTCATCTCGGGGGCGAGCATCGCCGGCCCTGCCCTGGCGCGGTGGCTCGGCCGCAACGGCTTCGACGTGACGGTCGTCGAGAAGTCCGACGGGATCCGACCTGGCGGGCAGGCCGTCGACTTCAAGGGCCGCACGCATCGCGAGCTGCTCACGCGGATGGGCGTCCTCGATGATGTGCGTGCGCACCAGACCGACAAGACCGACTGGCGGATGGTCGATGCGCACGACGAGGTGCAGGCGGTCGTGCCGGGGGAGTTCATCGGCGGTGACATCGAGATCCTGCGCGGTGATCTCGCCGGCATCCTGCATCGACACTCCGCGCTGGATGCGCAGTACATCTTCGGCGAGGAAATCGTCGCGATGAAGGAAGCTGCAGCAGGGGTCGACGTCGCATTCGCCGGACGCGACTCCGAGCGCTTCGACCTCGTGATCGGCGCCGACGGCGTGCACTCCGCGGTGCGGCGGCTGGGCTTCGGCCCGGAAGAGGAGTGCGTCGAATCACGTGGCTATTACTACGCCGTCGCCGGTGGACAGGTGTCACTCGACGGTCTGGAGACGCGGCTGGCCGATGGTCGCGCCGTCGCCTACGGATACAACACCCCGAATCGGCTGGTGCTGCTCGGCGGACAGAAGGCACCGGCGCTCTTCGTCTTCCACGCGGAGCGGCCGGACTACGATCGCCGGGACGTCGGCTCGCAGCGCGCCTTCCTCGAGACCGCCTTCGCCGACACGGGGTGGCGAGCGCCTGCGGCCCTGGAGGCGGCGCGCACAGCATCCGACTTCTACCTCGATGTGCTCGCGCGCACGCGCATGTCGACCTTCACCCGGCGGTGCCTCGCTCTCGTCGGCGACTCCGGGTACGCCAACACGCTGGGTGGATTCGGCACCGGGCTGGCGCTCATCGGAGCGTATGTCCTCGCCGGCGAACTGGTTCGCGCCCGCGGCGACCACCTCGCAGCGCTCGCGGCCTACGATCGGCGGATGCGCAAGCCGACCAAGATCGCCCGCACCGGCAATGCCGGGCCGTTTCTGGCGCCGCGGTCGAACCGGCGCATCCGGATGCGCAACTGGACGTTCGCCAATCCGGTGTCTTATCGCTCGATGCTGTGGATGACCGACGCGTTCGCCACCGATGATCGCATCCCGGACTACAGGCTGGTCTGA
- a CDS encoding fumarylacetoacetate hydrolase family protein, with product MTEIDRPGKIIAIHLNYLSRAEQRGRRPAAPSYFFKPASSVSGTDGTVERPAGTELLAFEGEIALIIGTPARRVSAADAWSHVASVTASNDLGLYDLRANDKGSNVRSKGGDGFTPIGPDLIDAASVDPAALRVRAWVNGELAQDDSTSGLLFPLPQLVADLSQHFTLEPGDVILAGTPAGSSVIVPGDVVEIEVDAPDAPGTPSSGRLRTTVTQGETPFDPALGSMPAVDDLQRAEAWGSREAAGLPPAEAKPTLSPELRAKLLEAPTAGLSSQLRKRGLHACFIDGLSANIAGAKIAGTAKTLRFVPAREDLFKSHGGGYNAQKRAFDAVDEGEIIVIEARGDASTGTLGDILALRAKTRGAAGVVTDGGVRDFDAVAEIGLPVFSKGAHPSVLGRKHVPWEFDVTIGCGGATVQPGDVIVGDGDGVIVIPAHLAEEVADAALAQEDEDAWIAEQVAAGHPVDGLFPMNAEWRARYDQRERACGALSERSETK from the coding sequence GTGACTGAGATCGACCGCCCAGGCAAGATCATCGCGATCCACCTCAACTACCTCTCGCGTGCCGAGCAGCGCGGCCGTCGCCCGGCCGCCCCCTCCTACTTCTTCAAGCCCGCGAGCTCCGTGTCCGGCACAGACGGCACGGTGGAGCGCCCGGCCGGCACCGAACTGCTGGCCTTCGAAGGCGAGATCGCCCTGATCATCGGCACCCCGGCCCGGCGCGTCTCCGCGGCAGATGCCTGGTCGCACGTGGCGTCGGTGACAGCATCCAACGACCTCGGCCTGTACGACCTGCGCGCGAACGACAAGGGCTCGAACGTGCGCTCCAAGGGCGGCGACGGCTTCACGCCGATCGGCCCCGACCTCATCGACGCGGCGTCCGTCGACCCTGCCGCCCTGCGCGTCCGCGCCTGGGTCAATGGCGAGCTCGCACAGGACGACAGCACGTCCGGTCTGCTCTTCCCGCTCCCCCAGCTGGTCGCCGATCTCTCGCAGCACTTCACGCTCGAACCGGGTGATGTCATCCTCGCCGGCACACCGGCCGGCTCCAGCGTGATCGTGCCTGGTGACGTCGTCGAGATCGAGGTGGATGCCCCTGATGCTCCTGGCACCCCCTCGTCGGGGCGCCTTCGCACCACGGTGACGCAGGGCGAGACGCCGTTCGACCCCGCGCTCGGCTCGATGCCGGCCGTAGACGATCTGCAGCGCGCCGAGGCCTGGGGCTCGCGGGAAGCTGCCGGGCTGCCGCCGGCCGAAGCGAAGCCCACCCTCTCCCCCGAGCTGCGCGCCAAGCTGCTCGAGGCGCCGACCGCCGGACTCTCCAGCCAGCTGCGCAAGCGCGGCCTGCACGCCTGCTTCATCGACGGACTCTCGGCCAACATCGCCGGCGCGAAGATCGCGGGCACAGCCAAGACGCTGCGTTTCGTCCCCGCCCGCGAAGATCTCTTCAAGAGCCACGGCGGCGGCTACAACGCCCAGAAGCGCGCGTTCGACGCCGTGGACGAGGGTGAGATCATCGTCATCGAGGCTCGCGGCGACGCGAGCACCGGAACCCTCGGCGACATCCTCGCACTGCGCGCCAAGACGCGCGGCGCTGCCGGCGTCGTCACCGACGGCGGCGTGCGCGACTTCGACGCGGTCGCCGAGATCGGACTGCCGGTGTTCTCGAAGGGCGCACACCCCTCGGTGCTCGGCCGCAAGCACGTGCCGTGGGAGTTCGATGTGACCATCGGCTGCGGCGGCGCCACCGTGCAGCCAGGCGACGTGATCGTCGGCGACGGCGACGGCGTGATCGTGATCCCGGCGCATCTCGCCGAGGAGGTCGCCGACGCCGCGCTCGCGCAAGAGGACGAGGATGCCTGGATCGCCGAGCAGGTGGCGGCCGGCCACCCCGTCGACGGACTGTTCCCGATGAACGCCGAGTGGCGGGCACGCTACGACCAGCGGGAGCGCGCATGCGGTGCGCTGAGCGAGCGGAGCGAGACGAAGTGA
- a CDS encoding ABC transporter ATP-binding protein: protein MLSATQTQTVAPATSTTDTVVELRGVRRHYGAGDHRVQAVENVDLSIRRGEVVALLGPNGAGKTTTLDMLLGLTDPSDGTVQVLGTTPMRAAKSGAIAAVLQTGGLLGDLTVGETVQLIASLHGKAALARVPEILERTDLTHLARRRVSKCSGGEQQRVKFALALTADPDILVLDEPTAGMDVTARRRFWDVMRADADAGRTIVFATHYLEEAEQFARRTVVMNHGTIVADAPTAELRAGLGARSVAATLPGDADSLVASLRQHPDVVDLRVDATRLTLRSADSDAIAGLLLAAGAHDLEIAAPTLETAFTTLTED, encoded by the coding sequence ATGCTCAGCGCAACCCAAACCCAGACTGTCGCACCAGCGACATCAACCACTGACACGGTCGTCGAACTGCGCGGCGTCCGTCGCCACTACGGCGCCGGGGACCACCGCGTCCAGGCCGTCGAGAACGTCGATCTCAGCATCCGACGCGGTGAGGTCGTCGCCCTGCTCGGCCCGAACGGCGCCGGCAAGACGACCACCCTCGACATGCTGCTCGGACTCACCGACCCCAGCGACGGCACCGTGCAAGTACTGGGCACCACGCCCATGCGCGCCGCCAAGTCCGGTGCGATCGCGGCCGTGCTGCAGACCGGCGGGCTGCTCGGCGACCTCACCGTCGGCGAGACCGTGCAGCTGATCGCCTCGCTGCACGGCAAGGCAGCCCTCGCGCGGGTGCCAGAGATCCTCGAGCGCACCGACCTCACCCACCTCGCCCGCCGCCGCGTGTCGAAGTGCTCCGGCGGCGAGCAGCAGCGCGTGAAGTTCGCGCTCGCGCTCACGGCCGATCCCGACATCCTCGTGCTCGACGAGCCCACCGCCGGCATGGACGTCACCGCCCGCCGCCGGTTCTGGGACGTCATGCGGGCGGATGCCGACGCCGGCCGCACGATCGTGTTCGCCACCCATTACCTGGAGGAGGCCGAGCAGTTCGCCCGCCGCACCGTCGTGATGAACCATGGCACGATCGTCGCCGATGCCCCGACAGCCGAACTGCGTGCAGGTCTCGGCGCCCGCTCGGTCGCCGCGACACTGCCGGGCGATGCCGACTCACTGGTCGCCTCGCTGCGGCAGCATCCGGATGTCGTCGACCTGCGCGTCGATGCGACCAGGCTCACCCTGCGCAGCGCGGATTCGGATGCCATCGCCGGCCTTCTGCTGGCTGCAGGCGCCCACGATCTGGAGATCGCAGCGCCCACCCTCGAGACCGCCTTCACCACCCTCACGGAGGACTGA
- a CDS encoding MFS transporter: MSDQLGSPGFTPTGTIASPHDRRRVVFATVIGTTVEWYDFFIYATAVGLVFGQLFFAPLGANSALIAFATVGVSFLFRPLGAFLAGHFGDKLGRKVVLMWTLILMGAATALIGVLPTYEAIGITAPILLVLLRILQGISAGGEWGGAVLMAVEHAPRTKRGIFGASPQIGVPLGLLLASGVMAIMTAIAPGEQFLIWGWRVPFLLSVVLILVGYYVRRRVEESPVFAELAERKEEARMPIVQLFKKHALLVIIAALVFAGNNAVGYMTTGGYIQGYATNPEGALAMERGPVLWAVAGSAVTWLLSTLLAGWVCDRIGRRNTYIAGWVMQLVGVFTLFPLVNTGEVGLLFAGLAILTIGLGFTYGPQAALYTELFPASIRFSGVSISYAIGAIAGGAFAPTIATAIVQATGSTQAVTWYLAGMTVLGLIATLLLRDRSGIPLGPDHEVEQSKSPIYGLSRA; this comes from the coding sequence ATGAGCGATCAGCTCGGTTCACCAGGATTCACGCCGACAGGCACCATCGCCAGCCCTCACGACCGCCGCCGGGTGGTGTTCGCAACCGTGATCGGCACCACCGTCGAGTGGTACGACTTCTTCATCTACGCCACGGCTGTCGGCCTGGTCTTCGGGCAGCTCTTCTTCGCTCCACTCGGCGCGAACAGCGCCCTGATCGCATTCGCGACAGTGGGTGTGAGCTTCCTGTTCCGCCCGCTCGGCGCGTTCCTCGCCGGACACTTCGGCGACAAGCTCGGTCGCAAGGTCGTGCTGATGTGGACGCTCATCCTGATGGGGGCGGCCACCGCCTTGATCGGTGTGCTGCCCACCTATGAGGCCATCGGCATCACCGCTCCGATCCTGCTCGTGCTGCTGCGCATCCTGCAGGGCATCTCGGCAGGCGGCGAGTGGGGCGGCGCCGTGCTCATGGCTGTCGAGCACGCGCCGAGGACCAAGCGCGGCATCTTCGGCGCATCGCCGCAGATCGGTGTGCCGCTGGGTCTGCTGCTCGCCTCGGGCGTGATGGCGATCATGACCGCGATCGCTCCAGGTGAGCAGTTCCTCATCTGGGGGTGGCGCGTGCCGTTCCTGCTCAGCGTCGTCCTGATCCTCGTCGGGTACTACGTGCGGCGCCGTGTCGAGGAGAGCCCCGTCTTCGCCGAGCTCGCTGAGCGCAAGGAGGAGGCGCGGATGCCGATCGTGCAGCTGTTCAAGAAGCACGCCCTGCTCGTGATCATCGCCGCACTCGTCTTCGCCGGAAACAACGCCGTCGGCTACATGACCACGGGTGGCTACATCCAGGGCTACGCGACCAACCCCGAGGGTGCGCTCGCGATGGAACGCGGTCCGGTGCTCTGGGCCGTCGCCGGATCCGCCGTCACCTGGCTGCTCTCCACCCTCCTGGCCGGCTGGGTATGCGACCGCATCGGCCGTCGCAACACGTACATCGCCGGCTGGGTCATGCAGCTCGTCGGCGTGTTCACGCTGTTCCCGCTGGTGAACACCGGCGAGGTCGGGCTGCTGTTCGCGGGCCTGGCGATCCTCACGATCGGCCTCGGATTCACGTACGGTCCACAGGCGGCGCTCTACACCGAGCTGTTCCCGGCCAGCATCCGCTTCTCGGGGGTCTCGATCTCGTACGCGATCGGCGCGATCGCCGGCGGTGCCTTCGCCCCGACCATCGCCACGGCCATCGTGCAGGCCACCGGATCGACGCAGGCCGTCACGTGGTACCTCGCCGGCATGACCGTGCTGGGTCTCATCGCGACCCTCCTGCTGCGCGACCGCAGCGGCATCCCGCTCGGGCCGGATCACGAGGTCGAGCAGTCGAAGAGCCCGATCTACGGTCTGTCGAGGGCCTGA
- a CDS encoding FAD-dependent monooxygenase — translation MQFHHHGYVSHDPRVLPAEGLGIDRPADLPDEVDVLIVGSGPAGMLMAAQMSQYPNVNTRIIEKREGRLVLGQADGIQPRSVETFQAFGFASRIIAEAYNIGWMNFWGPDPENRDNIIRTARTADYAYDICEFPHLIVNQARVLDYFAEAAAHGPGRIVPDYGVEFVGLTVHEDGEYPVEVRVKDQNGERTIRAKYVAGCDGARSGVREAIGRKHVGGISAHAWGVMDVLVNTDFPDWRTKCAINAEAGNILHIPREGGYLSRMYIDLGAVADDDDHRVRQTPIEEVIRKANEILHPYSIDVKNVAWHSVYEVGHRVTDGFDDVIDESDRTPRVFLTGDACHTHSAKAGQGMNVSMQDGFNLAWKLGAVLTGRSPESLLSTYGSERRPVAQQLIDFDKEWSSLMARKPEEISDPQELATFYLGTAEFPSGFMTQYTSSMITGTDAHQALAAGFPLGKRFKSAEVVRVCDGNVTHLGHHAKADGRWRVYAFGDRTGTRLNAWAERVAPLLATYTPSDADVDSVFDVKAIHQQAFEELEVTTAHELFAPKSGPLGLTDWEKVYAAGPSKWTDTDIFEARELSRDGVVIVVRPDQYVAAILPLDAVDELGEYLAGMLLPAS, via the coding sequence ATGCAGTTCCACCACCACGGCTACGTCTCCCACGACCCGCGGGTGCTGCCCGCCGAAGGGCTGGGGATCGACCGCCCCGCAGACCTCCCCGACGAGGTGGACGTGCTCATCGTCGGCTCCGGTCCCGCCGGCATGCTGATGGCAGCGCAGATGTCGCAGTACCCGAACGTCAACACGCGCATCATCGAGAAGCGCGAGGGGCGCCTCGTGCTCGGGCAGGCCGATGGCATCCAGCCGCGCAGCGTCGAGACGTTCCAGGCCTTCGGGTTCGCGTCGCGCATCATCGCCGAGGCCTACAACATCGGCTGGATGAACTTCTGGGGTCCAGATCCTGAGAACCGCGACAACATCATCCGCACCGCGCGCACCGCCGACTACGCCTACGACATCTGCGAGTTCCCGCACCTGATCGTCAACCAGGCGCGTGTGCTCGACTACTTCGCCGAGGCAGCCGCGCACGGGCCAGGGCGGATCGTCCCCGACTACGGCGTGGAGTTCGTGGGACTCACCGTGCACGAGGACGGCGAGTACCCGGTCGAGGTGCGCGTGAAGGATCAGAACGGCGAGCGCACCATCCGCGCGAAGTACGTAGCCGGATGCGACGGCGCCCGCAGCGGCGTGCGCGAGGCGATCGGCCGCAAGCACGTCGGCGGCATCTCCGCGCACGCCTGGGGTGTCATGGACGTGCTGGTCAACACCGACTTCCCGGACTGGCGCACCAAGTGCGCGATCAATGCCGAGGCGGGCAACATCCTGCACATCCCGCGCGAGGGCGGCTACCTCAGCCGGATGTACATCGACCTCGGCGCGGTCGCAGATGACGATGACCACCGCGTGCGGCAGACCCCGATCGAAGAGGTCATCCGCAAGGCGAACGAGATCCTGCATCCATACTCCATCGACGTGAAGAACGTCGCCTGGCACAGCGTGTACGAAGTAGGACACCGCGTCACCGACGGATTCGACGACGTGATCGACGAATCCGATCGCACCCCGCGCGTCTTCCTCACCGGAGACGCCTGCCACACGCACAGCGCCAAGGCAGGTCAGGGCATGAACGTCTCGATGCAGGACGGCTTCAACCTCGCGTGGAAGCTCGGCGCGGTGCTCACCGGCCGCAGCCCGGAATCGCTGCTGTCGACCTACGGCTCCGAACGTCGACCGGTGGCGCAGCAGCTGATCGACTTCGACAAGGAGTGGTCGAGCCTGATGGCACGCAAGCCCGAGGAGATCAGCGACCCGCAGGAACTCGCGACCTTCTACCTGGGTACGGCGGAGTTCCCCTCCGGCTTCATGACGCAGTACACCTCGTCGATGATCACCGGCACCGATGCACACCAGGCGCTCGCCGCGGGCTTCCCCCTCGGCAAGCGCTTCAAGTCGGCAGAGGTGGTGCGCGTCTGCGACGGCAACGTCACGCACCTCGGCCACCACGCCAAGGCCGACGGCCGCTGGCGCGTATACGCCTTCGGCGACCGCACCGGCACCCGGCTGAATGCCTGGGCGGAGCGGGTCGCGCCGCTGCTCGCGACGTACACGCCGTCGGATGCTGATGTCGACTCGGTCTTCGACGTGAAGGCGATCCACCAGCAGGCGTTCGAAGAGCTCGAGGTCACCACGGCGCACGAGCTGTTCGCGCCGAAGAGCGGGCCGCTGGGCCTCACCGACTGGGAGAAGGTCTACGCGGCAGGCCCTTCGAAGTGGACCGATACCGACATCTTCGAGGCGCGCGAGCTCTCTCGCGACGGCGTCGTGATCGTTGTGCGGCCCGATCAGTACGTCGCGGCGATCCTGCCCCTGGACGCCGTCGACGAGCTGGGGGAGTACCTGGCGGGGATGCTGCTGCCGGCGTCCTGA
- a CDS encoding TetR/AcrR family transcriptional regulator C-terminal domain-containing protein — MGSPEHGSGTASGSGVLWTAPPTGRRGPKPQHSLAGIAAAAIAVADAEGLAAVTMQRVAECLDTTKMALYRYLPARSDLDAIMLDSALGTPPAHIDSGWRETLTAWTRSLFDRAVQHPWTAELTQHPHVPGPAELAWYEAGLAATAALPLSGGERLDLLALLSGHALSLVRQRTGSTSPEADLAAGLAPVLAAHGDRYPLTSAAFSTAALDDSRDQALQFGIEAILTGIAAMVAAR; from the coding sequence GTGGGATCACCCGAGCACGGCAGCGGCACAGCATCCGGCAGCGGCGTGCTCTGGACCGCCCCGCCAACGGGCCGACGAGGCCCCAAGCCCCAGCACTCGCTCGCCGGGATCGCTGCCGCCGCGATCGCCGTCGCCGACGCCGAGGGGCTCGCAGCCGTCACCATGCAGCGCGTGGCAGAGTGCCTGGACACGACGAAGATGGCCCTTTACCGGTACTTGCCCGCCCGCTCCGACCTCGACGCGATCATGCTGGACAGCGCACTGGGGACACCACCCGCCCATATCGACTCCGGCTGGCGCGAGACCCTCACCGCCTGGACGCGATCACTGTTCGACCGCGCAGTGCAGCACCCCTGGACCGCCGAGCTGACCCAGCATCCACACGTTCCCGGCCCTGCGGAACTCGCCTGGTACGAAGCAGGGCTGGCCGCCACCGCGGCACTGCCGCTGAGCGGCGGCGAGCGCCTCGACCTGCTGGCGCTGCTCTCCGGCCACGCACTGTCGCTCGTGCGGCAGCGTACGGGTTCCACATCCCCCGAGGCGGACCTGGCGGCCGGCCTCGCTCCTGTCCTCGCCGCGCACGGCGACCGCTATCCGCTGACCTCAGCGGCGTTCTCGACCGCGGCGCTCGACGACTCCCGAGACCAGGCCCTGCAGTTCGGCATCGAGGCGATCCTCACCGGTATCGCCGCGATGGTTGCGGCGCGCTGA
- a CDS encoding response regulator transcription factor — protein sequence MPAAEGADERIRLVIADDQALVRGALAALLELEGDLAVVGVAADGLEAVRMVAELRPDVCLMDVQMPDLDGIEATRRVRAAGPDTRVLIVTTFDRPGYLRSALDAGASGFIVKDTPADQLAEAVRRVHAGFRVLDPVLAEESLFDGANPLSEREQQVLRLAADGRSAGAIASDVFLSAGTVRNHLSAAIGKTGAANRAQAVRIAQDKGWI from the coding sequence ATGCCTGCAGCGGAGGGCGCGGACGAGCGGATCCGACTGGTGATCGCTGACGATCAGGCGCTGGTGCGCGGTGCGCTCGCCGCGCTGCTGGAACTGGAGGGCGACCTGGCCGTCGTCGGAGTCGCGGCAGACGGCTTGGAGGCGGTGCGGATGGTCGCCGAGCTGCGCCCAGACGTGTGCCTGATGGATGTGCAGATGCCCGACCTGGACGGTATCGAGGCCACCCGCCGCGTGCGTGCGGCCGGCCCCGACACCAGGGTGCTGATCGTGACGACGTTCGACCGACCCGGTTACCTGCGCTCGGCGCTGGATGCCGGTGCCAGCGGCTTCATCGTGAAGGACACCCCGGCCGATCAGCTGGCGGAGGCCGTGCGCCGCGTGCACGCGGGATTCCGGGTGCTCGACCCCGTGCTGGCGGAGGAGAGTCTGTTCGACGGGGCCAATCCGCTCAGCGAGCGTGAGCAGCAGGTGCTGCGCCTGGCGGCCGACGGCCGGTCGGCCGGCGCGATAGCATCCGACGTCTTCCTCTCGGCTGGCACCGTGCGCAACCACCTCTCGGCTGCCATCGGCAAGACGGGCGCCGCCAACCGCGCCCAGGCCGTGCGCATCGCGCAGGACAAGGGGTGGATCTGA
- a CDS encoding ABC transporter permease: MMTSTTMLRIEGVRQLRNPYTLAFTLAMPVVMYLLFGANPAYGGTTAGHGNVSFYVMVSMAAYGTAVAMSSLTSLAAAESKQGWGRQLAMTPLSSAGYAMTKLITAFSFAVLALLAVFTAGVITGAETTDLWRWFASAGIILGVGLIYGLFGLGVGLFFNADSAAALASISMTFFAFFGNVFMPLDGVMLDIARFTPLYGFVALSRWPLTDGVLTTGQADPLWVVLLNIVVWVLLFTALVIAGMKRSRRRQ, from the coding sequence ATGATGACTTCGACCACGATGCTTCGCATCGAAGGCGTGCGCCAGCTGCGCAACCCCTACACGCTCGCCTTCACCCTTGCGATGCCGGTGGTGATGTACCTGCTGTTCGGTGCGAACCCGGCCTATGGGGGCACGACCGCCGGACACGGCAACGTCTCGTTCTATGTGATGGTGTCGATGGCGGCGTACGGCACCGCCGTCGCGATGAGCTCGCTCACCTCGCTGGCCGCCGCCGAGTCGAAGCAGGGCTGGGGCCGCCAGCTCGCCATGACTCCGCTCAGCAGCGCCGGATACGCGATGACCAAGCTGATCACCGCGTTCTCGTTCGCCGTCCTCGCACTTCTCGCCGTGTTCACCGCCGGTGTCATCACCGGCGCGGAGACCACCGACCTGTGGCGCTGGTTCGCGAGCGCCGGGATCATCCTCGGCGTCGGTCTCATCTACGGACTGTTCGGCCTCGGCGTCGGGCTGTTCTTCAACGCCGATTCGGCCGCCGCACTGGCATCCATCTCGATGACCTTCTTCGCCTTCTTCGGCAACGTGTTCATGCCACTGGACGGCGTCATGCTCGACATCGCCCGCTTCACTCCGCTGTACGGGTTCGTTGCGCTCTCGCGCTGGCCTCTGACCGACGGCGTGCTCACGACCGGTCAGGCCGACCCGCTCTGGGTGGTGCTGCTGAACATCGTCGTCTGGGTGCTGCTGTTCACCGCACTCGTCATCGCCGGTATGAAGCGCTCGCGGCGCCGTCAGTAG